Proteins from one Tsuneonella aeria genomic window:
- a CDS encoding OmpA family protein has translation MSRSSLRAAEAGAGGTAIGGISTSSVGSVEAIRSELGATETARGTVVALPGDVLFDFDKADIRPDARPTLDKVAQLIAQSGGAKVAIEGHSDSKGEDGYNQKLSERRAMAVRDYLKDVRMIPGDRLEVRGFGELRPVAANLTPDGKDDPAGQRRNRRVEVIIAKTS, from the coding sequence GTGTCGCGATCGTCGCTGCGCGCTGCCGAAGCCGGCGCGGGCGGAACGGCTATCGGCGGGATTTCGACCAGCAGCGTGGGGTCGGTCGAAGCGATCCGAAGCGAGCTCGGCGCCACGGAAACGGCGCGCGGAACGGTGGTCGCGCTGCCGGGCGATGTCCTGTTCGACTTCGACAAGGCGGACATTCGCCCCGACGCGCGTCCGACGCTCGACAAGGTCGCGCAACTGATCGCGCAGAGCGGGGGCGCGAAAGTCGCGATAGAAGGGCATTCGGATAGCAAGGGCGAAGACGGCTACAATCAGAAGCTGTCGGAAAGGCGCGCGATGGCGGTGCGCGATTACCTGAAGGATGTCCGCATGATCCCGGGCGATCGGCTGGAGGTTCGCGGGTTCGGCGAATTGCGCCCGGTCGCGGCCAACCTGACGCCTGACGGGAAAGACGATCCGGCAGGACAGCGCCGAAACCGGCGGGTGGAAGTGATTATCGCGAAGACAAGCTGA
- a CDS encoding ligase-associated DNA damage response exonuclease, giving the protein MARDFAWIRPEPWGIHVVPADTWIDPARPVGHALVTHGHADHARGGHGVTVATPETLAIMDLRYDTRDGAVPVRYGETIRLKGGVDATYIPAGHVLGSAQILLEHAGERVVVTGDYKRRPDPTCPPFEVTPCDIFITEATFGLPLFTHPPIAEEMDKLLARLAAHPDACVLVGAYALGKAQRVIAELRVAGYHEPIYLHGALEKMCRLYEDFGVPLGDLRLVSDSTKDTMRGRVVMCPPSALNDRWSRRLPEPITAMASGWMRVRQRARQRNVELPLIISDHADWGELTRTIEEVNPAETWITHGREEALLRWHQLHQRKARALALVGYEDEDD; this is encoded by the coding sequence ATGGCGCGCGACTTCGCATGGATCCGGCCCGAGCCGTGGGGCATCCACGTGGTCCCGGCGGATACCTGGATCGACCCCGCCCGCCCTGTCGGCCATGCGCTGGTCACGCACGGCCATGCCGATCATGCACGCGGTGGGCACGGCGTTACCGTCGCCACGCCGGAAACGCTGGCCATCATGGACTTGCGCTACGACACGCGGGACGGCGCGGTGCCGGTCCGATACGGCGAGACGATCCGGCTGAAGGGCGGGGTCGACGCGACCTACATTCCCGCCGGCCATGTCCTAGGCAGCGCGCAAATCCTGCTGGAGCATGCGGGCGAGCGAGTCGTGGTGACGGGGGACTACAAGCGCCGCCCGGATCCCACGTGCCCGCCCTTCGAAGTGACGCCTTGCGACATCTTCATCACCGAAGCGACGTTCGGCCTGCCGCTTTTCACCCACCCCCCGATCGCGGAGGAGATGGACAAGCTGCTGGCCCGGCTCGCCGCCCATCCTGACGCCTGCGTGCTGGTCGGTGCCTATGCGTTGGGGAAGGCGCAGCGGGTGATCGCCGAATTGCGCGTGGCCGGATACCACGAGCCGATATACCTCCACGGCGCGCTGGAAAAAATGTGCCGCCTCTACGAGGATTTCGGCGTGCCGCTGGGGGACCTGCGCCTGGTCAGCGACTCGACGAAAGACACGATGCGTGGCCGCGTGGTGATGTGCCCCCCGTCCGCGCTCAATGACCGCTGGAGCAGGCGGCTGCCCGAACCGATCACCGCGATGGCATCGGGCTGGATGCGCGTCCGCCAGCGCGCCCGGCAGCGCAACGTGGAGCTGCCGCTGATCATTTCCGACCACGCCGACTGGGGCGAACTCACCCGCACGATCGAGGAGGTAAACCCGGCCGAAACCTGGATCACCCATGGCCGCGAGGAAGCGCTGCTGCGTTGGCACCAGCTCCACCAGCGCAAGGCGCGTGCCCTGGCGCTGGTGGGATACGAGGACGAGGATGACTAG
- the clpA gene encoding ATP-dependent Clp protease ATP-binding subunit ClpA encodes MPSFAQNLEKSLHAALHGASERHHEYATLEHLLLALIDDDDAAQVMIACGVDLAELGEVVRRYLDEEYQKLETSERADPQPTAGFQRVIQRAILHVQSSGKDTVTGANVLVALFSERDSYAVYFLQQQDMSRLDAVSYISHGIGKGGKPADIKPPQGTDSAAGGEEGKAETKGGKDASALDQFTVNLNEKARNGKVDPLIGRGPEVDRTVQILCRRSKNNPLYVGDPGVGKTAIAEGLARKIVEGDVPEVLEPAVIYSLDMGALLAGTRYRGDFEERLKQVVSELEKLPHAVLFIDEIHTVIGAGATSGGAMDASNLLKPALSGGTIRCIGSTTYKEFRNHFEKDRALLRRFQKIDVNEPTIEDTIKILRGLRTAFEEHHKVTYTPDAIKTAVELSARYINDRKLPDKAIDVIDEVGAMQMLVPPSKRKKKITAREIEQVIATMARIPPKSVSSDDKKALEHLERDLKQVVYGQDAAVKKLSTAMKLSRAGLRDPDKPIGSFLFSGPTGVGKTEVARQLASIMGIPLQRFDMSEYMERHSVSRLIGAPPGYVGYDQGGLLTDAVDQQPHSVLLLDEIEKAHPDLFNILLQVMDNGRLTDHHGKTVDFRNVVLIMTTNAGASDMARQGIGFGDVSKEDAQEEAVKRMFTPEFRNRLDAIVPFTYLGRETVARVVDKFILQLELQLAEQNVHIQFDGDARAWLADRGYDKLYGARPMSRLIQEKIKQPLAEELLFGKLADGGEVHVTVKHDQPAFELTPAPPKGKASRKARTAGKDKPAAEASESKSED; translated from the coding sequence ATGCCCAGTTTCGCCCAGAACCTCGAAAAATCCCTGCACGCGGCGCTCCATGGGGCGTCCGAACGCCATCACGAATACGCGACGCTGGAACACCTGCTGCTCGCGCTGATCGACGATGACGATGCGGCACAGGTCATGATCGCGTGCGGGGTCGACCTGGCCGAGCTGGGCGAGGTGGTGCGCCGATACCTCGACGAGGAATACCAGAAGCTGGAAACTTCCGAGCGGGCCGATCCGCAACCCACCGCGGGGTTCCAGCGGGTGATCCAGCGCGCGATCCTGCACGTCCAGTCGAGCGGCAAGGATACCGTGACCGGCGCCAACGTGCTCGTCGCCCTGTTTTCCGAACGTGACAGCTACGCAGTCTATTTCCTGCAGCAGCAGGACATGAGCCGGCTGGATGCAGTAAGCTACATCAGCCACGGCATCGGCAAGGGTGGCAAGCCGGCCGACATCAAACCGCCGCAGGGCACCGATTCGGCCGCGGGCGGAGAGGAGGGCAAGGCCGAGACCAAGGGGGGCAAGGATGCCTCCGCGCTCGACCAGTTTACCGTGAACCTCAATGAAAAGGCGCGGAACGGCAAAGTCGACCCGCTGATCGGCCGCGGGCCGGAAGTCGACCGGACGGTCCAGATTCTCTGCCGGCGAAGCAAGAACAACCCGCTCTACGTGGGCGATCCCGGTGTCGGCAAGACCGCCATCGCCGAAGGGCTCGCCCGCAAGATCGTCGAAGGCGACGTGCCCGAAGTGCTGGAGCCGGCGGTGATCTACAGCCTCGACATGGGCGCGCTGCTGGCGGGCACCCGCTATCGCGGCGATTTCGAGGAGCGGCTGAAGCAGGTCGTCTCCGAGCTCGAAAAGCTCCCGCATGCGGTGCTGTTCATCGACGAAATTCACACGGTAATTGGCGCCGGGGCCACCAGCGGCGGCGCGATGGACGCATCCAATCTGCTGAAGCCGGCGCTGAGCGGCGGCACCATCCGCTGCATCGGCTCGACCACGTACAAGGAATTCCGCAACCACTTCGAAAAGGATCGCGCGCTGCTGCGCCGATTCCAGAAGATCGACGTGAACGAACCCACGATCGAGGACACGATCAAGATCCTGCGCGGCCTGCGCACGGCGTTCGAGGAACACCACAAAGTCACCTACACGCCCGACGCGATCAAGACCGCCGTCGAACTGTCGGCACGCTACATCAACGACCGCAAGTTGCCCGACAAGGCGATCGACGTGATCGACGAAGTCGGCGCGATGCAGATGCTGGTGCCGCCATCCAAGCGGAAGAAAAAGATCACCGCGCGCGAGATCGAGCAGGTCATCGCGACGATGGCCCGCATCCCGCCCAAGAGCGTGTCGAGCGACGACAAGAAGGCGCTGGAGCACCTGGAGCGTGACTTAAAGCAGGTCGTCTACGGCCAGGACGCGGCGGTGAAAAAACTGTCGACCGCGATGAAGCTTTCCCGCGCGGGGCTGCGCGATCCGGACAAGCCCATCGGCAGCTTCCTGTTCTCCGGCCCAACCGGTGTCGGCAAGACCGAAGTTGCGCGCCAGCTCGCCAGCATCATGGGCATTCCGCTGCAGCGCTTCGACATGTCGGAATACATGGAACGCCATTCGGTCAGCCGGTTGATCGGCGCGCCCCCGGGCTATGTCGGGTATGATCAGGGCGGCCTGCTGACCGACGCGGTCGACCAGCAGCCGCATAGCGTCCTGCTGCTCGACGAGATCGAGAAAGCGCACCCCGACCTGTTCAACATCCTGCTGCAGGTGATGGATAACGGCCGCCTGACCGATCATCACGGCAAGACGGTCGATTTCCGCAACGTCGTGCTAATCATGACCACCAACGCCGGCGCGAGCGACATGGCGCGCCAGGGCATCGGGTTCGGCGACGTGTCCAAGGAAGACGCGCAGGAAGAGGCGGTGAAGCGCATGTTCACGCCGGAATTCCGCAACCGGCTCGATGCGATCGTTCCGTTCACCTACCTGGGCCGCGAGACCGTGGCGCGGGTGGTGGACAAGTTCATCCTCCAGCTCGAGCTGCAGCTGGCCGAGCAGAACGTTCACATCCAGTTCGACGGCGATGCGCGGGCGTGGCTGGCGGATCGCGGTTATGACAAGCTTTACGGCGCCCGTCCGATGAGCCGCCTGATCCAGGAAAAGATCAAGCAGCCGCTGGCCGAGGAACTCTTGTTCGGCAAGCTCGCCGATGGGGGGGAAGTGCATGTGACGGTGAAGCACGACCAGCCCGCGTTCGAGCTCACGCCGGCCCCTCCCAAGGGGAAGGCGTCACGCAAGGCCAGGACCGCCGGGAAGGACAAACCCGCGGCCGAGGCGTCCGAGAGCAAGTCCGAGGACTAG
- a CDS encoding DUF1192 domain-containing protein produces MDDDNRPRPKGDAASLLAKEDLSPYSLAELDDRIALLEAEIARVADHRRKSAAHRSAADALFGKPRT; encoded by the coding sequence ATGGACGACGACAACCGTCCCCGCCCCAAAGGTGACGCGGCCAGCCTCCTCGCGAAGGAGGACCTGTCTCCCTATTCCCTCGCCGAACTGGACGACCGGATCGCGCTGCTGGAGGCGGAAATCGCGCGGGTGGCCGATCACCGGCGCAAGTCCGCGGCCCATCGAAGCGCCGCCGACGCCCTGTTCGGCAAGCCGCGTACATGA
- a CDS encoding NAD(P)H-quinone oxidoreductase has translation MGQPIPATMTAMGLDAPGGPEVFREETLPVPRPGPDEVLIRVAYAGVNRPDVIQRQGFYPAPPGASPIPGLEVAGEVVSQGDAVAGDLMGQLVCALVSGGGYAEYCLANANHCLPVPAGVSLAEAAALPETLFTVWHNVFERAYAREGEMLLVHGGTSGIGTMAIMLGKAFGLTVIATAGSADKCAAIRALGADLAINYKTQDFVEEVKAFTGGNGVNVVLDMVSGDYVARNLQCLAEDGRHVTIAVLGGLKATIDMALVMRKRLHLTGSTLRARSAEFKTLLADEIANNAWPLVADGTVRPVMDRTFPLADVSAAHLRMEQGDHIGKIVLAVAAS, from the coding sequence ATGGGACAGCCGATACCCGCAACGATGACCGCGATGGGCCTCGATGCGCCCGGCGGTCCGGAGGTATTCCGGGAAGAAACGCTGCCGGTGCCAAGGCCCGGTCCGGACGAAGTGCTGATCCGGGTCGCCTATGCCGGGGTCAACCGGCCCGACGTGATCCAGCGCCAGGGGTTCTATCCGGCACCGCCCGGTGCTTCGCCGATACCGGGTCTGGAGGTCGCGGGCGAGGTTGTGTCGCAAGGCGATGCCGTGGCGGGCGACCTCATGGGCCAGTTGGTCTGCGCACTGGTCTCGGGCGGTGGGTACGCCGAATATTGCCTCGCGAACGCCAATCACTGCCTGCCGGTCCCCGCCGGGGTCTCGCTGGCAGAGGCGGCTGCGCTGCCCGAAACGCTGTTCACCGTGTGGCACAACGTATTCGAACGGGCCTATGCCCGCGAAGGCGAGATGCTGCTGGTCCACGGCGGCACCAGCGGTATCGGCACGATGGCGATCATGCTGGGCAAGGCGTTCGGCCTGACAGTCATCGCCACGGCCGGCAGCGCTGACAAGTGCGCCGCGATCCGCGCCCTGGGGGCGGACCTTGCGATCAACTACAAGACGCAGGATTTCGTGGAGGAGGTGAAGGCGTTCACGGGCGGTAACGGTGTGAACGTCGTGCTCGACATGGTTTCGGGAGATTACGTCGCGCGGAACCTCCAGTGCCTTGCCGAAGATGGCCGCCACGTCACCATTGCCGTGCTCGGTGGCCTCAAGGCGACGATCGACATGGCGCTGGTGATGCGCAAGCGCCTGCACCTGACGGGTTCCACCCTCCGTGCGCGCTCTGCCGAATTCAAGACGCTGCTGGCCGACGAGATCGCGAACAATGCCTGGCCGCTGGTGGCAGACGGGACGGTACGCCCGGTGATGGACCGGACGTTCCCCCTCGCGGACGTTTCTGCGGCGCACCTGCGGATGGAGCAAGGGGATCATATCGGAAAGATCGTACTGGCGGTCGCGGCAAGCTGA
- a CDS encoding DUF1013 domain-containing protein: MADQPTPLMPHATATWLVDNTALSFEQIAEFCGLHILEVQAMADDLAGAKYTGRDPVHAGELTNEEIERGQADSEYRLKMHKVPVAVSRTKGPRYTPVSKRQDKPDGIAWILRNHPEVSDAQISKLIGTTRNTITAIRDRSHWNIANINPKDPVTLGLCSQRELDAMVAKAAKKAGLEEDAGSRDARLGNDREALITELRAEREVAAKVAVEAAQEAEAAAWLEAKRAEEAAGGQG; this comes from the coding sequence ATGGCCGACCAACCCACTCCGCTGATGCCGCATGCGACCGCCACCTGGCTGGTCGATAACACCGCGTTGAGCTTCGAACAGATTGCCGAATTCTGCGGCCTACACATCCTGGAAGTGCAGGCGATGGCCGACGATCTGGCCGGCGCGAAGTACACCGGCCGCGATCCCGTCCACGCCGGCGAACTCACCAACGAGGAGATCGAGCGCGGCCAGGCGGACTCCGAATACCGCCTGAAGATGCACAAGGTGCCCGTCGCGGTCAGCCGCACCAAGGGCCCGCGGTACACGCCGGTTTCCAAGCGGCAGGACAAGCCGGACGGCATCGCCTGGATCCTGCGCAATCATCCCGAAGTATCCGACGCGCAGATTTCCAAGCTGATCGGCACCACGCGCAACACGATCACCGCGATCCGTGACCGCAGCCACTGGAACATCGCCAACATCAACCCCAAGGATCCCGTCACGCTCGGCCTCTGCTCGCAGCGGGAACTGGACGCGATGGTCGCCAAGGCGGCGAAGAAGGCGGGCCTGGAAGAAGACGCAGGCTCGCGCGATGCGCGCCTCGGCAACGATCGCGAAGCGCTGATCACCGAACTGCGCGCCGAACGCGAAGTTGCCGCCAAGGTCGCGGTCGAAGCGGCGCAGGAAGCCGAAGCAGCCGCATGGCTCGAAGCCAAGCGGGCAGAAGAAGCCGCAGGCGGCCAGGGCTGA
- a CDS encoding long-chain-fatty-acid--CoA ligase: MDVISAPDHPSPDQYRHPCPWDIAIPRRTVPTLLEDAARKAPSAPAIDFLGRTYDYRTVHAEAVRFASGLAARGIRPGDRVGLFLPNVPIYLAAYYGAMMAGAVVVNFSPLYSVEELSAQVADSGAKLLVTVDVASLLPTALKVLAGSALETLVVGSLGAMLPWPKRIALALLGRKSIAAIPSRPDVLRWGDMLSDGSAEFPEVSPDDLALLQYTGGTTGRPKGAMLTHANLVTNALQVQAIDPDHGARDVILGVLPLFHVFANTCVLNRTVANRGCIAMLPRFDAGQALKTLQRVRATAFPGVPTMYQALLDHPALAKTDFSSLRVCISGGAPLPAPVRDEWESATGSRLVEGYGLTESSGVVSTNPYLGERHPGTIGQVLPHTRVRLLDKEDPTRPPPAGEPGELIVAGPQIMAGYWNRPAAAKDAFAEIAGTRWLRTGDVARIGDNGFIAIVDRIKDMIAVGGFKVFPSQVEAVLLEHPAVKETLVLGLPDAYLGEMPRAFVTLEDDVAAVSAEELATWLNARVGKHERVSGVDIREQLPKTMVGKLDRKALRAELG, translated from the coding sequence ATGGATGTCATTAGCGCGCCCGACCATCCTTCTCCCGACCAGTACCGGCACCCGTGCCCATGGGACATCGCGATTCCGCGGCGGACGGTCCCGACCTTGCTGGAAGACGCGGCGCGGAAGGCGCCGAGCGCGCCGGCCATCGATTTCCTCGGCCGGACTTACGATTATCGAACCGTCCATGCGGAGGCGGTGCGGTTCGCCTCGGGCCTCGCCGCGCGGGGGATCCGGCCCGGGGACCGCGTCGGCCTGTTCCTTCCCAACGTACCGATCTACCTTGCGGCGTATTACGGCGCGATGATGGCAGGCGCGGTGGTGGTCAATTTCTCACCGCTGTATTCGGTGGAGGAGCTTTCCGCACAAGTCGCCGATTCGGGTGCGAAGCTCCTGGTCACGGTGGACGTCGCCAGCCTGCTGCCGACCGCGCTGAAAGTGTTGGCAGGCTCCGCGCTGGAAACGCTCGTGGTGGGAAGCCTCGGCGCCATGTTGCCGTGGCCCAAGCGGATCGCCCTGGCTCTCCTGGGCCGCAAGAGCATCGCTGCGATCCCTTCGCGCCCCGATGTGCTGCGGTGGGGCGATATGCTGTCGGACGGGTCGGCGGAATTTCCCGAAGTGTCGCCCGATGATCTCGCGCTGCTCCAGTACACGGGCGGCACCACGGGGCGGCCGAAGGGAGCGATGCTCACGCACGCCAATCTCGTCACCAACGCGCTGCAGGTCCAGGCAATCGATCCCGACCACGGTGCGCGCGACGTGATCCTGGGTGTCCTGCCGCTGTTCCACGTGTTCGCGAACACCTGCGTTCTCAACCGGACGGTCGCCAATCGGGGATGCATCGCCATGTTGCCGCGGTTCGACGCGGGGCAGGCGCTCAAGACGCTGCAACGGGTCCGTGCCACGGCCTTTCCCGGCGTGCCCACGATGTATCAGGCCCTGCTCGATCATCCCGCGCTGGCGAAAACCGATTTCTCCTCGCTCCGCGTGTGCATATCGGGCGGGGCGCCATTGCCGGCGCCCGTACGTGATGAATGGGAAAGCGCCACCGGTTCGCGTCTCGTCGAAGGATACGGCCTTACCGAATCGAGCGGTGTCGTATCGACAAACCCCTATCTCGGCGAACGCCATCCGGGCACGATCGGCCAGGTTCTGCCGCACACCAGGGTCCGCCTGCTCGACAAGGAGGACCCGACCCGGCCGCCGCCGGCAGGCGAGCCCGGCGAGTTGATCGTCGCCGGCCCGCAGATCATGGCCGGCTACTGGAATCGCCCGGCCGCCGCGAAAGACGCGTTCGCCGAAATCGCGGGCACCCGCTGGCTGCGGACCGGCGACGTCGCCCGCATCGGCGACAATGGCTTCATCGCCATCGTCGACCGCATCAAGGACATGATTGCAGTCGGCGGGTTCAAGGTCTTCCCGAGCCAGGTCGAAGCCGTGCTGCTGGAACATCCGGCGGTCAAGGAAACGCTGGTGCTGGGCCTGCCCGACGCATACCTCGGCGAAATGCCCCGCGCGTTCGTGACGCTGGAGGATGACGTGGCGGCGGTGTCAGCGGAAGAACTCGCAACCTGGCTCAACGCCCGGGTCGGCAAGCACGAACGGGTCAGCGGGGTGGATATCCGCGAACAATTGCCCAAGACGATGGTCGGCAAGCTCGACCGCAAGGCTCTCCGCGCGGAACTCGGCTGA
- a CDS encoding polymer-forming cytoskeletal protein, with protein sequence MAKPASVGSFSVIGSDVVITGDVSASADLHVDGRIEGDIRCASLVQGEGSHIEGAVSAESARLAGSVSGSISARELVILKTARIHGDVHYDALTIEQGADVEGRLAHRTPAEPARMGDGEPKLTLAS encoded by the coding sequence GTGGCTAAGCCGGCTTCCGTGGGGTCGTTCTCCGTCATCGGCAGCGACGTGGTTATCACGGGCGACGTTTCGGCGTCGGCGGACCTGCACGTCGACGGCCGGATCGAGGGCGACATCCGCTGTGCCAGCCTGGTCCAGGGCGAAGGCAGCCATATCGAAGGCGCCGTCTCCGCCGAAAGCGCGCGTCTTGCCGGTTCGGTCAGCGGATCGATCTCGGCCCGCGAGCTGGTCATTCTGAAGACTGCCCGCATCCACGGCGATGTGCACTACGATGCGCTGACCATCGAACAGGGCGCCGATGTCGAAGGTCGCCTGGCCCACCGCACCCCGGCGGAGCCTGCGCGCATGGGCGATGGGGAACCGAAGCTGACGCTCGCCAGCTGA
- a CDS encoding M23 family metallopeptidase, producing MIAAAGGFVSRLRAMFPDRELIMRSQGQVRFIKLSARMQMAVTGIALAALVAWAASIAVMGWLQYRASADRMSLLEREAQVATSQDRVDAYRQDIGAIADDLARRQAFIEEVVDSLPADARDGETVSDSAGEAAGTVSKISALIPEASGLARVEARQIAFVERLTRYADRRAEDSARAIRRFGLDPNAMIRGADRRAMGGPLERLATSNDGSIDPRFERLGLSLARMDALERGLEGIPSYRPAAVEMLTSSFGVRRDPFTGAAAMHSGLDFRGPTGAPIYAAATGRVIFVGVKSGYGNVVEISHGNGMVTRYAHMSRFASRVGQTVEAGDVIGAIGSTGRSTGPHLHFEVRINDRAVNPRPFLEAAPHVHKEARRERSEPARG from the coding sequence ATGATCGCAGCCGCTGGCGGATTTGTAAGCCGCCTGCGCGCCATGTTCCCGGATCGCGAGTTGATCATGCGGTCGCAGGGACAGGTTCGCTTCATCAAGCTCTCTGCGCGCATGCAGATGGCCGTAACCGGAATTGCGCTCGCGGCGCTTGTCGCATGGGCTGCGTCCATCGCGGTCATGGGCTGGCTGCAGTATCGCGCATCGGCCGATCGCATGTCCTTGCTCGAGCGCGAGGCGCAGGTCGCCACCTCGCAGGACCGGGTCGATGCGTATCGGCAGGATATCGGCGCCATCGCCGACGATCTCGCGCGCCGGCAGGCATTCATTGAAGAAGTGGTCGACTCGCTGCCCGCCGATGCCCGCGACGGCGAAACGGTCAGCGATTCGGCCGGCGAAGCTGCAGGGACGGTCAGCAAGATCAGCGCCCTCATCCCGGAAGCGAGCGGGCTCGCCCGGGTCGAGGCGCGCCAGATCGCGTTCGTGGAGCGGCTGACCCGCTATGCCGATCGCCGCGCCGAAGATTCCGCTCGCGCCATCCGGCGTTTCGGGCTCGACCCCAACGCGATGATCCGCGGCGCCGACCGGCGGGCGATGGGTGGTCCGCTCGAACGGCTCGCCACTTCCAACGACGGGTCGATCGATCCGCGATTCGAACGGCTCGGGCTCAGCCTCGCGCGGATGGACGCGCTCGAGCGCGGTCTCGAGGGGATTCCGAGCTATCGCCCGGCGGCGGTCGAGATGCTGACCAGCAGTTTCGGCGTGCGGCGCGATCCGTTCACCGGGGCAGCGGCGATGCATTCCGGCCTCGATTTCCGTGGTCCGACCGGCGCGCCGATCTATGCCGCCGCCACCGGCCGGGTTATCTTCGTGGGCGTGAAGTCGGGTTACGGCAACGTCGTCGAGATCAGCCACGGTAACGGCATGGTTACGCGTTACGCGCATATGTCGCGCTTCGCTTCGCGCGTCGGCCAGACGGTCGAGGCCGGCGACGTGATCGGCGCGATCGGCTCTACCGGCCGGTCGACCGGGCCTCACCTTCACTTCGAGGTTCGCATCAACGATCGCGCGGTCAATCCGCGCCCCTTCCTGGAAGCTGCGCCCCATGTTCACAAAGAAGCCCGACGCGAACGGAGCGAGCCTGCACGTGGCTAA
- a CDS encoding glutamate-5-semialdehyde dehydrogenase, whose translation MNTAGTHDPVATIEALALGARAAQADLAAMPGEGRASAIRAAAAALREDSEAILAANVRDMAAAQTAGLSPALLDRLLLDDARLAGIADAVNAVADLPDPTGEVISRDVRPNGLVLERVRIPIGLIGIIYESRPNVTADAAALCVRAGNAVLLRGGSEAVHSNRAIHAAFARGLASAGVPAAAVQLVPSQDRALVGAMLGAAGLIDMIVPRGGKGLVARVQADARVPVLAHLDGMNTTYVHAAADPGKADAVVIDAKMRRTGICGAMETLLIDAAFPGAGAVLAGLMAAGCALRGDARAQAIDPRIGPAHDADWDTEYLDAVLSVAIVDGPDDAMAHIARHGSGHTDVIITEDAAVAECFLARVDSAIVMHNASSQFADGGEFGLGAEIGIATGRLHARGPVALEGLTTYKWLVRGSGQVRG comes from the coding sequence ATGAACACCGCAGGCACGCACGATCCCGTCGCTACAATCGAAGCGCTGGCGCTCGGCGCGCGTGCCGCGCAAGCTGATCTTGCCGCCATGCCGGGAGAGGGCCGCGCATCCGCGATCCGCGCCGCTGCTGCCGCGCTGAGGGAAGATTCGGAAGCCATTCTGGCGGCCAATGTCCGGGATATGGCGGCCGCGCAGACCGCGGGGTTGAGCCCGGCGCTGCTCGACCGCCTCCTGCTCGACGACGCGCGGCTTGCAGGCATTGCCGACGCGGTGAACGCGGTCGCCGACCTTCCCGACCCCACGGGGGAGGTGATCTCGCGCGACGTGCGGCCCAATGGCCTCGTGCTGGAGCGTGTCCGCATTCCCATCGGCCTCATCGGCATCATCTACGAAAGCCGGCCCAACGTGACCGCCGACGCGGCGGCGCTGTGCGTGCGCGCCGGCAATGCGGTGCTGCTGCGCGGAGGCAGCGAAGCGGTGCATTCCAATCGCGCGATTCACGCTGCGTTCGCCCGGGGACTTGCGTCCGCTGGCGTGCCGGCCGCCGCCGTCCAGCTCGTCCCCTCGCAGGATCGGGCTCTGGTGGGCGCCATGCTGGGCGCGGCCGGCCTCATCGACATGATCGTCCCGCGCGGCGGCAAAGGTCTCGTCGCGCGCGTGCAGGCCGACGCGCGGGTGCCGGTCCTCGCGCACCTCGACGGCATGAACACGACATATGTCCACGCGGCCGCCGATCCGGGGAAGGCCGACGCCGTGGTCATTGATGCCAAGATGCGCCGGACGGGGATTTGCGGCGCGATGGAAACGCTATTGATTGACGCCGCTTTCCCCGGGGCGGGCGCCGTGCTCGCAGGCCTGATGGCCGCCGGATGCGCCCTTAGGGGCGACGCGCGGGCGCAGGCCATCGACCCGCGGATCGGGCCAGCCCATGACGCGGACTGGGACACGGAATATCTCGATGCCGTGCTCTCGGTGGCTATCGTCGACGGGCCGGATGACGCCATGGCGCACATCGCGCGCCACGGGTCGGGGCATACCGATGTCATCATCACCGAAGACGCCGCGGTGGCGGAGTGCTTCCTGGCCCGCGTCGATTCGGCGATCGTGATGCACAACGCCTCCAGCCAGTTCGCCGACGGCGGCGAGTTCGGGCTCGGTGCGGAGATCGGCATTGCGACGGGCCGGCTCCACGCGCGGGGCCCGGTGGCGCTGGAAGGGCTCACGACCTACAAGTGGCTGGTCCGGGGAAGCGGGCAGGTTCGCGGCTGA